A section of the Methanosarcina mazei S-6 genome encodes:
- a CDS encoding DUF2124 family protein encodes MQIINTSQGVGGILNSFKSLLNGVEKITFVGTPGFCTPFAELMGFVARDKKLIFIPNMDFEKARLISMTPEGMQLGEPIDAHADAVVLLGGLAMPKIGVSPDKAKEIAEKVLEGSNKRKIIGVCFQSMFMQQKWDEVISFDYIINADLAVEVLKS; translated from the coding sequence ATGCAGATAATAAATACCTCACAGGGAGTAGGAGGCATCCTGAACAGCTTCAAGAGTCTCCTGAACGGAGTAGAAAAGATTACATTTGTCGGAACACCGGGTTTCTGCACCCCCTTCGCAGAACTTATGGGTTTTGTTGCCAGGGACAAAAAACTTATTTTTATTCCCAATATGGACTTTGAAAAAGCCAGGTTAATATCCATGACTCCTGAAGGGATGCAACTTGGAGAACCTATAGACGCCCATGCTGATGCTGTTGTCCTGCTCGGCGGGCTTGCGATGCCCAAGATCGGCGTCAGCCCTGACAAAGCTAAGGAGATTGCAGAAAAGGTCCTTGAAGGTTCAAATAAACGAAAAATTATCGGGGTCTGTTTCCAGTCAATGTTTATGCAGCAGAAATGGGACGAGGTTATCAGTTTTGATTATATCATCAATGCTGACCTGGCAGTTGAGGTTCTTAAAAGCTAA
- a CDS encoding peptidase U32 family protein: protein MHNSPGPELIMGIRNLAGLEACYKYADAVYFSTDRLSLRAKAKEINLENLEEFVSEVKARNLKAYLAVNSTVNEDRLEEAGNVINAAAKAGVDAVIAWDPAVILKARKSGLRIHISTQANTTNHETAEFYRALGAERIVLSRELSLEEIREIRQRSEVEVETFVHGAMCMAVSGRCHLSAYVLGKSGNCGECAQPCRWEWELHGENNLVMESRGKYLLSAKDLCMIEHIPALLGARIDSFKVEGRLRDPGYLEVVSRCYREAIDACKEGTYTREKVDSWLSELSSVYNRGFSTGFYFGIPGLEGFSPEKSMNASEKKRRAAGIVENYYPRQHAAAIKLLEEGLEIGNEILIEGSTTYLKQRVTSLIKNGMSLQKAEKGDEVGLAVDGTVRRNDRIFII, encoded by the coding sequence ATGCATAACAGTCCAGGCCCGGAACTCATAATGGGCATCAGAAACCTTGCAGGGCTTGAAGCCTGTTATAAATATGCAGATGCGGTTTATTTCTCAACTGACAGGCTCAGCCTTCGGGCAAAAGCAAAAGAGATTAATCTGGAAAACCTTGAGGAGTTCGTATCTGAGGTAAAAGCACGGAATTTAAAAGCTTATCTGGCTGTGAATTCAACAGTAAATGAAGACAGGCTTGAAGAAGCAGGAAATGTAATAAACGCAGCCGCAAAAGCCGGGGTAGACGCAGTTATTGCCTGGGACCCGGCTGTAATCCTGAAAGCACGCAAATCCGGCCTCAGGATCCACATCTCCACGCAGGCAAACACTACAAACCACGAAACTGCAGAGTTTTACAGAGCCCTTGGTGCAGAGCGCATAGTGCTTTCAAGGGAACTGTCCCTAGAGGAGATCAGGGAAATCAGGCAACGGAGCGAGGTCGAGGTCGAAACTTTTGTCCACGGGGCGATGTGCATGGCAGTTTCAGGAAGGTGCCACTTATCCGCCTATGTCCTCGGAAAATCCGGAAACTGCGGGGAATGCGCTCAGCCCTGCCGCTGGGAATGGGAGCTTCACGGGGAAAACAATCTTGTCATGGAAAGCAGGGGAAAATACCTCCTCAGTGCAAAAGATTTATGTATGATAGAACATATTCCGGCTCTTCTCGGAGCCAGGATAGATTCTTTCAAGGTAGAAGGCAGGCTGAGAGACCCGGGATATCTGGAAGTGGTCTCACGCTGCTACAGGGAAGCAATTGATGCCTGTAAAGAAGGGACATACACTCGTGAAAAAGTTGATTCATGGCTTTCCGAACTTTCGTCGGTATATAACAGAGGCTTTTCTACTGGTTTTTACTTCGGAATTCCCGGCCTCGAAGGCTTTTCTCCTGAAAAAAGTATGAATGCCTCAGAGAAAAAGCGCAGGGCTGCGGGAATTGTAGAAAATTATTATCCCAGACAGCATGCCGCAGCAATAAAGCTGCTTGAAGAAGGGCTTGAAATAGGAAACGAAATTCTTATCGAAGGAAGCACCACATATCTGAAGCAGAGGGTCACCTCCCTGATAAAAAACGGCATGAGCCTGCAAAAAGCTGAAAAAGGAGACGAGGTGGGGCTTGCCGTTGACGGCACCGTCCGAAGGAATGATAGAATATTTATAATCTGA
- the mch gene encoding methenyltetrahydromethanopterin cyclohydrolase, giving the protein MISVNEMGSYVIEEMLDWSEDLKTEVIKLENGATIIDCGIKAEGGYEAGMYLARLCLADLADLKYSTFDLNGIKWPAIQVATDNPVIACMASQYAGWRISVGNYFGMGSGPARALGLKPKELYEEIGYEDDFEAAVLVMESDKLPDEKVVEYIAKHCSVDPENVMIAVAPTASIAGSVQISARVVETGIHKFESIGFDINCIKSGYGIAPIAPIVGNDVQCMGSTNDCVIYCGETNYTVSFEGELAKLEDFVRKVPSTTSDDFGKPFYQTFKAANFDFFKVDAGMFAPARVTVNDLKNKKTISSGGLYPEILLESFGIRKV; this is encoded by the coding sequence TTGATAAGCGTTAACGAAATGGGCTCATACGTCATCGAAGAGATGCTCGACTGGAGCGAAGACCTGAAAACGGAAGTAATCAAGCTTGAAAATGGCGCCACAATCATCGACTGTGGGATTAAAGCCGAAGGCGGATATGAAGCCGGGATGTACCTTGCAAGACTCTGCCTTGCTGACCTTGCTGACCTTAAATACAGCACCTTTGACCTCAACGGCATCAAATGGCCTGCCATCCAGGTAGCAACCGACAACCCTGTAATCGCCTGTATGGCTTCCCAGTATGCTGGCTGGAGAATCTCTGTAGGCAACTATTTCGGTATGGGTTCAGGTCCCGCACGTGCGCTTGGCTTAAAGCCAAAAGAGCTCTATGAAGAGATCGGTTATGAAGATGATTTCGAAGCTGCTGTCCTTGTCATGGAATCCGACAAACTCCCGGATGAAAAAGTCGTGGAATACATTGCAAAACACTGCAGTGTAGACCCGGAAAATGTCATGATCGCTGTTGCGCCTACAGCTTCCATTGCAGGTTCTGTCCAGATTTCAGCCCGTGTCGTTGAAACCGGTATCCACAAATTTGAATCTATTGGCTTTGACATCAACTGCATAAAGAGCGGGTACGGAATTGCCCCTATCGCCCCCATAGTTGGAAACGATGTCCAGTGCATGGGTTCAACCAATGACTGTGTCATTTATTGCGGCGAAACCAACTATACTGTCAGCTTCGAAGGTGAACTGGCTAAACTCGAAGACTTTGTAAGAAAAGTCCCCTCAACAACCTCAGACGATTTCGGAAAGCCGTTCTACCAGACCTTCAAGGCAGCGAACTTTGACTTCTTCAAAGTCGACGCAGGCATGTTCGCTCCTGCAAGAGTAACAGTAAACGACTTAAAGAATAAAAAGACAATTTCGAGCGGTGGGCTCTACCCCGAAATCCTGCTTGAATCCTTCGGAATCAGGAAAGTTTGA